DNA from Onthophagus taurus isolate NC chromosome 2, IU_Otau_3.0, whole genome shotgun sequence:
attcgtcgaaaattgcaaaattcgaaaaaattgtcgatcacttcaaaaatttatttctcaagaactgaaagtgatctTTCAAAACGAAGAGATGAAAAGTACACGAAACTGCaataagagattttatatattgtattgggattgttacaatgaggttgctaatgacaaacctgatataaataaagttctttcaatgaaaaaagttctattggggttgaacttgattattatctgcagtgtccaaaaCCTAAAacagatactaattcctgtgaatggtttCTATGCTCATAacatataccaaatttggtttttctagcttaatgtatcaaagatattgaatgttttaaacatttaatacccaactttgaaggcctataattCCTCAGGGGTTCAACttaaattatcttaatttaatGTCCTCTATATGTCCCTGCtttgtgtcggttcttatgtgaatcaccctatataatttttaaaaataatttttaatatatattttttttattttgtaggaTGGCCCATATATTTCCCCAGAAGAAGCTGTAGCTATATACACAACAACCGTACATTGGTTAGAGTCTCGTCGATTCGCTCCTATTCCTTTCCCCCCACTTTCATACAAACACGATACAAAACTACTCATTTTGGCATTGGAACGTTTAAAAGAAGCATACAGTGTAAAATCTCGCCTAAATCAAAGTCAACGTGAAGAGTTGGGATTAATTGAGCAAGCTTATGATAACCCTCACGAGGCTTTATCAAGAATTAAGCGCCATCTTTTGACACAAAGAGCTTTTAAGGAAGTTGGAATTGAGTTTATGGATTTATACAGTCACTTAATTCCTGTTTATGACGTCGAACCGCTTGAAAAAATTACCGATGCTTATTTAGATCAATATTTGTGGTACGAAGCTGACAAGAGACGTTTATTTCCGCCGTGGGTTAAACCCGCAGACACGGAACCCCCACCGTTATTAGTTTATAAATGGTGTCAAggaattaataatttacaagATGTTTGGGATGTTTCCGAAGGTGAATGTAATGTTTTATTGGAatcgaaatttgaaaaattatacgaaaaaatcgatttaaccCTTTTGAATCGATTGTTAAGATTAATCGTTGATCACAACATTGCTGATTATATGACAGCGAAAAATAAcgttgttattaattataaagataTGAACCATACGAACAGTTACGGAATTATTAGAGGGTTACAATTTGGCTCATTTATTACCCAATATTACGGATTAGTTCTCGATTTATTAGTTTTGGGGTTACAAAGAGCCAGCGAAATGGCTGGACCACCCCAAATGCCCAATGATTTCTTAACTTATCAAGATATTCCAACAGAAACGTGTCATCCAATTCGATTGTATTGCAGATACGTTGACCGAATACACATGTTTTTCCGATTTAGCGCCGATGAAGCTCGAGAACTAATTCAAAGATATTTAACGGAACATCCAGATCCGAACAACGAGAATATAGTTGgctacaataataaaaagtgttgGCCGAGGGATGCTCGAATGAGATTAATGAAACACGACGTTAATTTAGGGAGGGCTGTATTTTGGGACATCAAAAATCGTTTACCACGGTCAGTAACAACGATCCAATGGGAAAATAGCTTCGTTAGCGTCTACTCAAAAGATAAccctaatttattatttaatatgtGCGGTTTTGAATGTCGCATATTACCGAAATGTCGAACTCAACACGAAGAGTTTACCCATCGAGACGGAGTTTGGAATTTACAACACGAAGGTAGCAAAGAAAGAACAGCTCAATGCTTTTTAAGAGTGGATGATGAATCGATGAGCCGTTTTCATAATCGGGTTCGTCAAATTTTAATGGCGTCCGGTTCAACGACTTTCACGAAAATCGTAAATAAATGGAACACCGCGTTAATCGGATTGATGACTTATTTCCGAGAGGCTGTAGTTAACACTCAAGAGTTATTAGATTTACTGGTGAAGTgcgaaaataaaattcaaactcGCATTAAAATCgggttaaattcaaaaatgccAAGTCGATTCCCCCCGGTTGTGTTTTACACCCCCAAAGAATTAGGGGGGTTGGGAATGTTAAGTATGGGACACGTTTTGATCCCTCAATCGGATTTGAGATGGTCGAAACAAACGGATGTGGGGATAACCCATTTCCGTTCGGGGATGAGTCACGATGAGGATCAATTAATTCCTAATTTATACCGTTACATTCAACCTTGGGAATCCGAGTTTATTGATTCACAAAGAGTTTGGGCCGAGTACGCTTTAAAAAGGCAAGAAGCAAACGCTCAGAATCGTCGATTAACTTTGGAGGACCTAGAAGATTCTTGGGATCGGGGAATTCCAAGAATAAACACATTATTTCAAAAGGATCGGCACACTTTAGCTTACGATAAAGGTTGGAGGATTCGAACTGAATTTAAAcaatatcaagttttgaaacaaaatcCTTTTTGGTGGACGCATCAAAGACATGATGGAAAATTGtggaatttaaataattatcgtACCGATATGATTCAAGCTTTAGGCGGGGTCGAAGGGATTCTAGAACACACTTTGTTTAAAGGGACTTATTTCCCAACGTGGGAGGGTTTGTTTTGGGAGAAAGCTTCCGGATTTGAAGAATCGATGAAgtacaaaaaattaacaaacgcCCAAAGAAGTGGGTTGAATCAAATTCCGAATCGTCGGTTCACTTTGTGGTGGTCCCCAACGATTAATCGGGCGAACGTTTATGTTGGTTTTCAAGTACAATTAGATTTAACGGGGATTTTTATGCACGGAAAAATaccaacattaaaaatatctttgatTCAAATTTTCCGGGCTCATTTATGGCAAAAAGTGCACGAATCGATCGTAATGGATTTGTGCCAAGTTTTCGATCAAGAATTAGATGCTTTAGAAATCGAAACGGTTCAAAAAGAAACAATCCATCCGAGGAAAtcatataaaatgaattcatCTTGTGCTgatattttactattttctgCGTATAAATGGAACGTTTCTCGCCCATCTTTATTAGCGGATACGAAGGATACAATGGATAATACAACAACCCAAAAATATTGGATTGATGTCCAATTACGTTGGGGTGATTACGATTCACACGATGTTGAGAGATACGCTCGAGCCAAATTTTTAGACTACACAACTGATAATATGTCGATTTATCCTTCACCCACAGGCGTATTAATCGCGATTGATCTCGCTTATAACTTACATAGTGCTTATGGAAATTGGTTCCCTGGGTGTAAACCATTAATTCAACAAGCGATGGCTAAAATAATGAAAGCTAACCCCGCCTTGTATGTTTTACGGGAAAGAATTCGAAAAGCTTTACAATTGTATTCAAGTGAACCCACAGAACCTTATTTATCAAGTCAAAATTACggagaattattttcaaatcaaataatttGGTTTGTCGATGACACAAATGTTTATCGCGTTACGATTCATAAAACTTTCGAAGGAAATTTAACAACTAAACCGATTAACGGAgctattttcatttttaacccCCGAACCGGAcaattattcttaaaaataattcacaCCTCAGTTTGGGCGGGACAAAAACGTTTGGGGCAATTAGCCAAATGGAAAACGGCGGAGGAAGTAGCCGCCTTAATTCGCTCACTCCCCGTTGAGGAACAACCAAAACAAATCATCGTAACCCGAAAGGGAATGTTAGATCCCTTAGAAGTACATTTATTAGATTTTCCAAACATCGTAATTAAAGGTTCCGAATTACAACTTCCCTTTCAAGCTTgtttaaaagttgaaaagtTCGGCGATCTCATTTTAAAAGCGACCGAACCTCAAATGGTTTTATTCAACTTATACGATGATTGGTTAAAAACGATTTCGTCTTACACAGCTTTTTCaagattgattttaattttaagagcGCTTCATGTTAACACGGAAAGAAccaaagttattttaaaaccgGATAAAACCACGATTACGGAACCACATCATATTTGGCCAACTCTCTCTGATGATGAATGGATTAAGGTTGAGGTacaattaaaagatttaattttagccGATTACGGAAAGAAAAATAACGTTAACGTGGCCTCGTTAACGCAATCTGAAATTCGTGATATAATTTTGGGTATGGAGATAAGTGCGCCTTCCGCACAAAGACAACAAATTGCggaaattgaaaaacaaacTAAAGAACAATCTCAATTAACGGCCACCACAACGAGAACGGTTAATAAACACGGTGATGAAATTATTACGAGTACAACTAGTAATTATGAAACGCAAACTTTTAGTTCTAAAACTGAGTGGAGGGTGCGAGCCATATCAGCTACTAATTTGCATTTAAGAACTAATCATATTTACGTTAGTTCAGATGATATTAAAGAAACTGGTTATACTTATATTTtacctaaaaatgttttgaagaaATTCGTCACCATTTCGGATTTGCGAGCTCAGATTTGCGCGTTTTTGTACGGTGTTAGCCCACCGGATAATCCTCAAGTAAAAGAGTTAAGGTGTTTGGTTTTACCTCCTCAATGGGGAACTCATCAAACAGTTCATATTCCTCACGTTCCTCCAAACCACCCCTTTTTGAAAGATATGGAACCTTTGGGATGGATTCACACTCAACCGAATGAGTTACCACAACTCTCCCCACAAGATATTAGCACTCACGCTAGATTAATGGCTGATAATACAAGTTGGGATGGGGAAAAAACGATTGTAATAACTTGTTCGTTTACACCCGGAAGTTGTTCGTTAACTGCGTATAAATTAACGCCTTCCGGTTACGAATGGGGAAGGCAAAACACCGATAAAGGAAATAATCCTAAAGGATATCTTCCGAGTCATTACGAGAAGGTTCAAATGTTGTTATCCGatcgatttttgggattctTCATGGTTCCAGCTCAAGGAAGTTggaattacaattttatgggtaataatttattactaattctaatttataacatattaaattaaatgtgttTTAGGTGTCCGACACGATCCGAATATGAAATATGAACTCCAATTATCCAATCCTAAAGAATTTTATCACGAAGTTCATCGCCCGGcacatttcttaaatttttcttcattaGAAGATGGAGATGGTGCCGGAGCAGACAGAGAGGATGCTTTTgcttaaatttagtttagtaTTAATTGATAGGATGTTATTATATAAGattattgtaaataaagtttctttcacaagatttgatttattatatcGTCGCGCCATCTTTCGTATGCGAAtagaattaataaagttatctATAACTTAAACAATAGTAATAACAGATGGCGCTACATAATACTTATACgttaatataatttctttaattacatttaaagaattaaattaaaatgataaattttagtacaaaaatttttatttgtatcaatTCTTACAAGTAAGAAACGCCGAATTTATCGCGGGAAATTTTTTGGGAAAAAAGACGTTGGGCTATCTCTTTTCCCATCAAAACTTTCAGATTTCGCAAGTGATTCACGAGAAGACGGAATTTTATCGTCAAAATCACTCAAACTGCGGCTTAAACTTCGATTTAATCTAttacttttcaaaacggacgTTTTCAATAATGTGATAAGCTCCCCGGCTAAAAATTTTCTCCCCTTTTTCTTAATCGTTCCAAAATCGATTCCTTGTTTGATTACCTTCTTAACTTTCGTTTTAATATCTCTTCTCGGAACGGCATgctttttacataaaaaatcacaaatcgATTCCAAAGACGAaccgttttttctttttgtatcgATAATCGCCGCGTGtattaattttgcaattttcttcGATTTCGTTTTACGAACATTTCGAACCATTTTAAGCGTTCTTAAAGTTGATTTAACCACATTTAactacaaaaagaattaataactttaatttcaAGTTGACGTTTTGAATTAAATGACATTTGGCGAGTCAATACATGActtcaaaaatattgaattttaatatttatcaaaaaaatttgggaaattcttgaataaaagataaattaattgtaaatttaacgtgaaaactttattttaatcaataaaacagATTTTCTCTTATGTAATTAAAAGTGTTGACAATTAAacacataacctcaaaaaaaagcTTTGATCTATGATACTTTAATAAGTAGTAATTGTAGAAAATAGGAAACGTCCTCTACGTGATCAtacttaaatataaaacgaaaACACCGACCATTGAGGTCAGCaagtgttataaataagttacataataataacaatttcaatttatcaTTTGCGATTAAGATAATATTGTTTACTTTCCTATTACACCACTTTTTAATACGGTGTAGAATGAATAAGCAATTCGTGCCATCTAAAAAGAGAAGAGAAACATATAAAACATTATCTTTTGGAGAATTATTTACCgataaaaaagtgttaaatgcTAAAGGCGTAAATTTAGCAATCGTAAAATAAATGGGAGTATTCATACGAATCATGGTGATGATCATgctttttttgaaacttttcgTAGCTCCCAACCAATCCCCACTAAAAATGCTGCCTGATATTGCATTActctaaaagaaaaacgagtaagattaaaattaaattaaaaagtaagtTTAATGTGTACCGCATCGATAACATCATTGCCAAACCAGCAATAAAGAAGTAATTCGAAAGAGgtggaaaataaataagtaaattcaTTTCCAAAACTTTCATTAAAGctcttaaaaaagaattataaattaattacagttgctcacaaaattttatatacaggggAATGGAAAATAGATAATtgtgaatatttcaaataattattaatttattttaaagtttgtgaaATATTGAATGCAAAATAAACCACttttccaaataaaataatcacaaTATTACACAATGAGGAAATTCAGATGATAGGAAATTCACGccataaaattgaatatgCATGCAGTTAAGCAAAAGCTGTAGACTGTACAGCTATAGAGCtgattatttgaaatattcacaATTATCTATCTCCCTTTCCCTTGTGTACTCAATTTTGTGAGCAAAATTTATAATCATAACctatctttttaaatttgacattctaaaagttaggttagaatttcttaataaataatttccttacgaaagttaataaatataagcaaaaacacatttcaaataaagaaACCATAACTTGTCCTAAAGTTtgaaagttataaattttctCCAAACGTTCGCAAATtctacaaaaataacaatttaaatacataaataattaattttgttttttactcAATAAGTTTTTGTAAATGCttgatacatttatttatttccatcATCATCTCACGATTTAAAATATCGGGAtaatgaatttcgttattatcgtccaaatttaaacgttttaaacatCTCGGTTTGATCGTTTCGAAAGCGCCACCCAAAATCCAAAATTGTGCGGTTATGCAACTCAACatgcacgtaaataatgaatCCAATCCGATTATGATCCATCCATAAATATCCAACGCTATTAATtcgaataaaaaatgaaataaaactgaAATCCTTGTGTTTTGATTGAAAGGTGTTGATAATGTAACCGgcaatttttgattataaataatagtaCCATCGTTTAATGTAACATAATAAtcgtttgatttaaaaatgtagacATAAAAAACCGATAAagccatgtttaaacaaaTCCCATTTACACcacaaagaaataatttactCCAACGGtccgattttaatttataacggttaataattttttttgggttgTAATCTTGGTGGTTTTCGTAACGAAATTCtttcgttaattttattaattcatccATAATCGatttgatttgtttattttttgtgtaccaaacaaacattttatagaggcaaataaaatgattaaattgatCTCTTAAACTCTTTATAATAAGCAGCATGTCCCAATGTTTAAAGACCGATAATGTTTCGGCCGGTTGATAAATGCAAACGCAAtagataaatattattgtgTTATATATGTAATGAAataatcgttttttaaaagattctGATAAATTAGGCAACCAGACTCCACCcacttttaatataaatatatttacgtcgtaataattttgattatttgtCATTTTGGTTGTTGAGTATTCAATTTTAACTGAATATCTTGGATGTTGAAACGAAACTGTTGGGATTTTGAGGATAACatcgaaattaaataattaagacGTTTCAGAAAGTTTGTCCGCAAAATTCGCCGTGATTATAGTTCCTACTTCGAATGTTGTTTGAGGAGTAATTTAGATAATTACATAGGGAAATATCTTGAactatcaataaaaattatgtttgctcattcatattttatttgatcGTTAATTTTTAGATATATTGAGTATACGTtctgatgtttttttttgttgattgatgtcttaaatgtcaaaatgacatttgtcATTGAAATGTCATTTAGACGTTTAAATTATTCCATCAATCTAGGATTTTAATGTGGCGATGAAGAGGAGATGATTGGGTGAAGAGCAGCACTAAAAAAGCTGCAAATACTCGCCAAATAGAAATAGATAcagaattataaaaaaagatttattgtaatattataacatgagattaatattgttattaaatcgactgtaactatatttttggtataaccttattctttaaaattataatttttgaagtgcGTTTAAAAGAATTTGAGTTTCCTGGCTGACGTTCCTCACTAAATTTTCGATTTGCATCTTTGAATCCAACACCTCAATGCTTTGAGTGTACGCGTTGTATCTTACTCCGaaacttcttggaatattttgagcatattttctaaaaaaacatcattttaatggcttttatttaattttaatgagatttcttacatcattttttctttggcATCTTCAAAACTTTCCGCAACGAAATAAACCGGTTGATACTGAGTGATGGGATATTTTTGTTCACAAGTTTTAATCGGGTCGAAAGGTCTTACTTCGGATTTTCCTTCAAGACAATATTGAAGCTCTCCAAATGATGATAGCAAACCAGCCCCGTAAGCTTTTAATTCGTTATTTTCGCGACATAATCCATATTCGACCGTGAACCAAAATAgctaaaaacaattaattaaaaaaaaaataagaaagaaaagagttaatttgaaattttaccGTTGCAAGTTTTTCGACGTATTCATCTGGAGCTCCCAATGAAGCTAAACCAATTTCTTGGGAGAATTGTGCAAAAGCTGGATCCGCAAAAAGTGGTGCGTGTCCTAATAGTTCATGGCAAACATCTGGTTCTGGGGTATAAAGGGGTTTTGATGGATGTCGTATGTATTGGGTGGAGTGAAAAACTCTAAAAGCTAAACCAGCTAGGAAATCTCTTGAAGAAAGTAGTCCGGCCACTGGTCGAAGAGTAAATCCAGTGCAAtctcttaaaaaatttgaaacatcCTCTAATTGAGGAATGTTATCTTCTCGATAACCGCAATTTTGTACCAAAAGTGGAAAAACGTGGTTGTGTTCTTTACAAGCGTGGGTAACATACAAagtagttaattttttataaatagtttTCCAAGTTTCAACTTCCTCCGGGGTATATTCAACTCTTGGTAACGGCTGACCGTGGCGATAATTATAAGCAATATcagcaaaatattttcttctcgCTCTATAAACCGGGTCGGTAAATCCCGGATGATCAGCATCCAATTCATCACCATAcgataaaatttgatttgcaAATCGATCTAAATCCCTGATTCTTCGCGGAAACCAGGGCACAGTATTTTGATTG
Protein-coding regions in this window:
- the LOC111427160 gene encoding pre-mRNA-processing-splicing factor 8; amino-acid sequence: MSLPPYILGPNPWATMMAQQHLAAAHAQAQVAAAQAHAHALQQQMPPPHPKSDVMTEDKLQEKAQKWHQLQSKRFADKRKLGFVDAQKEDMPPEHIRKIIRDHGDMSSRKYRHDKRVYLGALKYMPHAVMKLLENMPMPWEQIRDVKVLYHITGAITFVNEIPWVIEPVYIAQWGTIWIMMRREKRDRRHFKRMRFPPFDDEEPPLDYADNVLDVEPLEAIQIELDAEEDAAVAKWFYDHKPLVGTKYVNGPTYRKWNLTLPMMATLYRLANQLLTDLVDSNYFYLFDTKSFFTAKALNMAIPGGPKFEPLIKDMNPGDEDWNEFNDIHKIIIRQPIRTEYRIAFPYLYNNMPHFVHLSWYHAPNVVFIKTEDPDLPAFYFDPLINPISHRHAVKSLEPLPEDDEEYLLPEHVQPFLQETPLYTDNTANGISLLWAPRPFNLRSGRCRRAIDIPLVKCWYQEHCPPGQPVKVRVSYQKLLKYFVLNALKHRPPKAQKKRYLFRSFKATKFFQTTTLDWVEAGLQVCRQGYNMLNLLIHRKNLNYLHLDYNFNLKPVKTLTTKERKKSRFGNAFHLCREILRLTKLIIDSHVQYRLNNVDAFQLSDGLQYIFAHVGQLTGMYRYKYKLMRQIRMCKDLKHLIYYRFNTGPVGKGPGCGFWAPGWRVWLFFMRGITPLLERWLGNLLSRQFEGRHSKGVAKTVTKQRVESHFDLELRASVMHDIVDMMPEGIKQNKARTILQHLSEAWRCWKANIPWKVPGLPIPIENMILRYVKMKADWWTNTAHYNRERIRRGATVDKTVCKKNLGRLTRLYLKAEQERQHNYLKDGPYISPEEAVAIYTTTVHWLESRRFAPIPFPPLSYKHDTKLLILALERLKEAYSVKSRLNQSQREELGLIEQAYDNPHEALSRIKRHLLTQRAFKEVGIEFMDLYSHLIPVYDVEPLEKITDAYLDQYLWYEADKRRLFPPWVKPADTEPPPLLVYKWCQGINNLQDVWDVSEGECNVLLESKFEKLYEKIDLTLLNRLLRLIVDHNIADYMTAKNNVVINYKDMNHTNSYGIIRGLQFGSFITQYYGLVLDLLVLGLQRASEMAGPPQMPNDFLTYQDIPTETCHPIRLYCRYVDRIHMFFRFSADEARELIQRYLTEHPDPNNENIVGYNNKKCWPRDARMRLMKHDVNLGRAVFWDIKNRLPRSVTTIQWENSFVSVYSKDNPNLLFNMCGFECRILPKCRTQHEEFTHRDGVWNLQHEGSKERTAQCFLRVDDESMSRFHNRVRQILMASGSTTFTKIVNKWNTALIGLMTYFREAVVNTQELLDLLVKCENKIQTRIKIGLNSKMPSRFPPVVFYTPKELGGLGMLSMGHVLIPQSDLRWSKQTDVGITHFRSGMSHDEDQLIPNLYRYIQPWESEFIDSQRVWAEYALKRQEANAQNRRLTLEDLEDSWDRGIPRINTLFQKDRHTLAYDKGWRIRTEFKQYQVLKQNPFWWTHQRHDGKLWNLNNYRTDMIQALGGVEGILEHTLFKGTYFPTWEGLFWEKASGFEESMKYKKLTNAQRSGLNQIPNRRFTLWWSPTINRANVYVGFQVQLDLTGIFMHGKIPTLKISLIQIFRAHLWQKVHESIVMDLCQVFDQELDALEIETVQKETIHPRKSYKMNSSCADILLFSAYKWNVSRPSLLADTKDTMDNTTTQKYWIDVQLRWGDYDSHDVERYARAKFLDYTTDNMSIYPSPTGVLIAIDLAYNLHSAYGNWFPGCKPLIQQAMAKIMKANPALYVLRERIRKALQLYSSEPTEPYLSSQNYGELFSNQIIWFVDDTNVYRVTIHKTFEGNLTTKPINGAIFIFNPRTGQLFLKIIHTSVWAGQKRLGQLAKWKTAEEVAALIRSLPVEEQPKQIIVTRKGMLDPLEVHLLDFPNIVIKGSELQLPFQACLKVEKFGDLILKATEPQMVLFNLYDDWLKTISSYTAFSRLILILRALHVNTERTKVILKPDKTTITEPHHIWPTLSDDEWIKVEVQLKDLILADYGKKNNVNVASLTQSEIRDIILGMEISAPSAQRQQIAEIEKQTKEQSQLTATTTRTVNKHGDEIITSTTSNYETQTFSSKTEWRVRAISATNLHLRTNHIYVSSDDIKETGYTYILPKNVLKKFVTISDLRAQICAFLYGVSPPDNPQVKELRCLVLPPQWGTHQTVHIPHVPPNHPFLKDMEPLGWIHTQPNELPQLSPQDISTHARLMADNTSWDGEKTIVITCSFTPGSCSLTAYKLTPSGYEWGRQNTDKGNNPKGYLPSHYEKVQMLLSDRFLGFFMVPAQGSWNYNFMGVRHDPNMKYELQLSNPKEFYHEVHRPAHFLNFSSLEDGDGAGADREDAFA
- the LOC111427130 gene encoding putative odorant receptor 92a gives rise to the protein MTNNQNYYDVNIFILKVGGVWLPNLSESFKKRLFHYIYNTIIFIYCVCIYQPAETLSVFKHWDMLLIIKSLRDQFNHFICLYKMFVWYTKNKQIKSIMDELIKLTKEFRYENHQDYNPKKIINRYKLKSDRWSKLFLCGVNGICLNMALSVFYVYIFKSNDYYVTLNDGTIIYNQKLPVTLSTPFNQNTRISVLFHFLFELIALDIYGWIIIGLDSLFTCMLSCITAQFWILGGAFETIKPRCLKRLNLDDNNEIHYPDILNREMMMEINKCIKHLQKLIEICERLEKIYNFQTLGQVMVSLFEMCFCLYLLTFSFNESFGNEFTYLFSTSFELLLYCWFGNDVIDASNAISGSIFSGDWLGATKSFKKSMIITMIRMNTPIYFTIAKFTPLAFNTFLSMARIAYSFYTVLKSGVIGK
- the LOC111427156 gene encoding protein henna isoform X1, with amino-acid sequence MMGSKPTDIKKINTENGKEHVNGSPPDIPKLMPGGQYIKIGKDSSKSTYLIFAPHVEEVGILAKYLKIFKKFNINLIHIESRASEKIPNKYEFVVECASGGDLGSAIAEIRDQSSYFNVISRNYANNQNTVPWFPRRIRDLDRFANQILSYGDELDADHPGFTDPVYRARRKYFADIAYNYRHGQPLPRVEYTPEEVETWKTIYKKLTTLYVTHACKEHNHVFPLLVQNCGYREDNIPQLEDVSNFLRDCTGFTLRPVAGLLSSRDFLAGLAFRVFHSTQYIRHPSKPLYTPEPDVCHELLGHAPLFADPAFAQFSQEIGLASLGAPDEYVEKLATLFWFTVEYGLCRENNELKAYGAGLLSSFGELQYCLEGKSEVRPFDPIKTCEQKYPITQYQPVYFVAESFEDAKEKMIKYAQNIPRSFGVRYNAYTQSIEVLDSKMQIENLVRNVSQETQILLNALQKL
- the LOC111427156 gene encoding protein henna isoform X2 → MHGTTNGINNVKNGELNGEFSLFDPKLMPGGQYIKIGKDSSKSTYLIFAPHVEEVGILAKYLKIFKKFNINLIHIESRASEKIPNKYEFVVECASGGDLGSAIAEIRDQSSYFNVISRNYANNQNTVPWFPRRIRDLDRFANQILSYGDELDADHPGFTDPVYRARRKYFADIAYNYRHGQPLPRVEYTPEEVETWKTIYKKLTTLYVTHACKEHNHVFPLLVQNCGYREDNIPQLEDVSNFLRDCTGFTLRPVAGLLSSRDFLAGLAFRVFHSTQYIRHPSKPLYTPEPDVCHELLGHAPLFADPAFAQFSQEIGLASLGAPDEYVEKLATLFWFTVEYGLCRENNELKAYGAGLLSSFGELQYCLEGKSEVRPFDPIKTCEQKYPITQYQPVYFVAESFEDAKEKMIKYAQNIPRSFGVRYNAYTQSIEVLDSKMQIENLVRNVSQETQILLNALQKL